One region of Carassius gibelio isolate Cgi1373 ecotype wild population from Czech Republic chromosome A1, carGib1.2-hapl.c, whole genome shotgun sequence genomic DNA includes:
- the LOC127983372 gene encoding integrator complex subunit 15 → MSDIRHAMLRRDPLSAAKEVLYHLDISLGSALQSSTGPTPGLEKSTVELVEEFIFHVPKDRNIQPKRMSCIQELQLLEIMCSYFQEQSKDAVRQIIFSALFSLQGNKADESRMAMLGKLVSMAIAVCRVPILECAATWLQRTHSAWCVRLAQVLMDDYSTLVPCAISTLQNICSASPRFCCQLITALTALYDFSSDELTPPPALLEMLVGWITEDPRLLLLTFINTPLNSSLPLGCLEITPLLGLLRWCVKAPLAYQRGLKLALTNGHGESEKGTAYEELYSKLHLSVLQVFLMLQVHLTEKSLIGRLAVLPAESVVVLIEEVSRLCEKLTPLPAVNHIQLALDRLAQALQVAMATGALLFAREDLRTLCSRLPHNNLLQLVMSGPVVQPAPHSAPFQPNMYPHIHPGRPSVLSPLSPHQSVLPSPHSPHPVLSPHPTHPALSPHRPLTAHTAHPSLSPHAFHPAAIGFPYRPIH, encoded by the exons ATGAGTGATATTCGGCATGCAATGCTGCGGCGTGACCCGCTGAGCGCGGCTAAAGAGGTTCTGTATCATCTGGACATCTCACTGGGCAGCGCTCTGCAGAGCTCCACTGGCCCCACGCCTGGACTAGAGAAGAGCACGGTGGAACTGGTGGAGGAGTTCATCTTTCATGTCCCTAAAGACAGGAACATCCAGCCTAAG AGGATGAGCTGCATTCAAGAACTGCAACTGCTGGAGATCATGTGCAGTTATTTCCAGGAGCAGAGCAAAGATGCAGTCCGACAGATCATCTTCTCCGCCCTCTTCAGTCTCCAAGGCAACAAGGCTGATGAGAGCCGCATGGCCATGCTTGGGAAGCTAGTTTCTATGGCGATAGCCGTGTGTCGGGTGCCCATTCTAGAGTGTGCAGCCACCTGGCTAcag CGCACACACTCTGCGTGGTGTGTGCGTTTGGCTCAGGTGCTGATGGATGATTACTCCACACTGGTGCCGTGTGCCATCTCTACCCTGCAGAACATCTGTTCAGCCAGTCCTCGCTTCTGCTGTCAGCTCATCACGGCACTAACGGCTCTCTATGACTTCTCCTCGG ATGAGTTAACTCCGCCCCCTGCACTCTTGGAGATGCTGGTTGGTTGGATCACAGAAGATCCCAGACTGCTGCTCCTCACCTTTATCAACACACCCCTCAATTCCAGTTTGCCGTTAGGTTGCCTTGAGATCACGCCTCTGTTAGGTCTGCTCCGGTGGTGTGTGAAAGCTCCGTTAGCCTATCAGAGAGGCCTTAAGTTGGCTTTGACCAATGGCCATGGAGAAAGTGAAAAAGGGACAGCGTATGAAGAGCTGTACTCTAAACTGCACCTGAGTGTTCTTCAAGTCTTTCTCATGCTGCAg GTCCACCTGACAGAAAAGAGTTTGATTGGTCGGCTAGCTGTGCTTCCTGCGGAGTCTGTTGTGGTGCTGATAGAGGAAGTCAGCCGTCTGTGTGAGAAGCTCACGCCCCTTCCTGCTGTCAATCATATCCAGCTGGCACTGGATAGGCTGGCCCAAGCTCTTCAGGTCGCCATGGCAACAGGAGCACTTCTATTTGCCAGAG AGGACCTACGGACTTTGTGCTCCAGACTTCCCCACAACAA TCTGTTACAGCTTGTGATGTCTGGTCCAGTAGTGCAGCCTGCACCTCACAGCGCACCCTTCCAGCCCAACATGTACCCACACATCCACCCGGGTCGACCCTCTGTGCTTTCTCCTCTCAGTCCACACCAGTCCGTCCTCCCCTCCCCGCACAGCCCACATCCCGTACTGTCACCGCACCCCACACACCCAGCGCTGTCCCCACATCGCCCGCTAACGGCCCACACCGCACACCCTTCTCTCTCTCCACACGCCTTCCATCCTGCTGCCATTGGCTTTCCATACCGGCCCATTCATTGA
- the LOC127983523 gene encoding phosphomannomutase 2-like isoform X2 has protein sequence MKQHILEKKATPDMHQFLTELRRRVRVGVVGGSDLDKIKEQLGDDVMDRVDYVFAENGLVAYRFGQLHSVQNIQAYMGEEVLQDFINFCLNYLSKIKLPKKRGTFIEFRNGMLNVSPIGRSCSQEERIKFFELDKKEKIREKFVSVLKDEFAGKGLAFSIGGQISFDAFPEGWDKHYCLGIVEKDSYQCIHFFGDKTMPGGNDYEIFVDPRTIGHQVKSPEETQRICKELFFNAVQNKAQ, from the exons ATGAAACAGCATATATTGGAAAAG AAAGCAACTCCAGACATGCATCAGTTCTTGACTGAACTGAGACGGCGAGTGAGAGTCGGGGTGGTCGGAGGATCAGACTTGGACAAAATTAAAGAGCAGTTGGGTGATGATG TGATGGATAGAGTGGATTATGTATTTGCTGAGAACGGTTTGGTAGCATACAGATTTGGGCAACTGCACTCTGTACAg AATATTCAGGCATACATGGGAGAGGAGGTTTTACAGGATTTCATCAATTTCTGCCTCAATTACCTTTCAAAGATAAAACTGCCCAAAAAA AGAGGCACATTTATTGAATTCCGTAATGGAATGCTGAATGTCTCTCCAATTGGTCGAAGCTGCAGCCAAGAGGAAAGAATCAAATTTTTTGAACTTGAtaag AAGGAAAAAATCAGAGAAAAGTTTGTCTCCGTTTTAAAAGATGAGTTTGCTGGGAAAGGACTTGCTTTCTCCATTG GTGGGCAGATCAGCTTTGATGCGTTTCCAGAAGGCTGGGATAAGCACTACTGTCTGGGAATTGTAGAGAAAGACTCATACCAGTGCATCCATTTCTTTGGAGACAAAACTATGCCT GGTGGAAACGATTATGAAATCTTTGTGGACCCCAGAACAATCGGTCACCAGGTCAAGTCCCCTGAGGAGACacagaggatctgcaaggagctCTTCTTCAATGCCGTCCAGAATAAAGCACAGTAG
- the LOC127983523 gene encoding phosphomannomutase 2-like isoform X1, whose translation MAGSSLDPTTLCLFDVDGTLTAVRQKATPDMHQFLTELRRRVRVGVVGGSDLDKIKEQLGDDVMDRVDYVFAENGLVAYRFGQLHSVQNIQAYMGEEVLQDFINFCLNYLSKIKLPKKRGTFIEFRNGMLNVSPIGRSCSQEERIKFFELDKKEKIREKFVSVLKDEFAGKGLAFSIGGQISFDAFPEGWDKHYCLGIVEKDSYQCIHFFGDKTMPGGNDYEIFVDPRTIGHQVKSPEETQRICKELFFNAVQNKAQ comes from the exons ATGGCCGGTTCAAGCTTGGACCCGACAACACTGTGCCTGTTTGATGTGGACGGGACTTTAACAGCAGTTCGCCAG AAAGCAACTCCAGACATGCATCAGTTCTTGACTGAACTGAGACGGCGAGTGAGAGTCGGGGTGGTCGGAGGATCAGACTTGGACAAAATTAAAGAGCAGTTGGGTGATGATG TGATGGATAGAGTGGATTATGTATTTGCTGAGAACGGTTTGGTAGCATACAGATTTGGGCAACTGCACTCTGTACAg AATATTCAGGCATACATGGGAGAGGAGGTTTTACAGGATTTCATCAATTTCTGCCTCAATTACCTTTCAAAGATAAAACTGCCCAAAAAA AGAGGCACATTTATTGAATTCCGTAATGGAATGCTGAATGTCTCTCCAATTGGTCGAAGCTGCAGCCAAGAGGAAAGAATCAAATTTTTTGAACTTGAtaag AAGGAAAAAATCAGAGAAAAGTTTGTCTCCGTTTTAAAAGATGAGTTTGCTGGGAAAGGACTTGCTTTCTCCATTG GTGGGCAGATCAGCTTTGATGCGTTTCCAGAAGGCTGGGATAAGCACTACTGTCTGGGAATTGTAGAGAAAGACTCATACCAGTGCATCCATTTCTTTGGAGACAAAACTATGCCT GGTGGAAACGATTATGAAATCTTTGTGGACCCCAGAACAATCGGTCACCAGGTCAAGTCCCCTGAGGAGACacagaggatctgcaaggagctCTTCTTCAATGCCGTCCAGAATAAAGCACAGTAG